A region from the Sphingopyxis lindanitolerans genome encodes:
- a CDS encoding transglycosylase SLT domain-containing protein, with protein sequence MVSVPVTPGRSVQVQALPEERFRYAEARNYIGPAIQQAGDNLSRVAAGWDQMEATYDEAAVKKIAVAVDDRKRQLLYTGDDPFFSKQGFDASTAREGVEKSFAEMRDEALSQAQNKRQRGMLTDALNKSFGASLEDVAKYATGQLNVEWVKQTDARLSGFQQDAVRLYSDPERYADNIAGGLAEIQSLADRQGWSEDRVDETEERFVSGVHTAVINGRLTADDLDGALALFTKYRDDLSYNDAQAIETKLQPAIQFRKADERALVALGSVPTSGPDDAPTPGVAADLYGQLQAIESNESGGRHFDKSGRPLTSSAGAVGVMQVMPATGPEAARYAGLAWDAERFRTDADYNRALGQAYYKEMLRRFGGDPVKAAAAYNAGPGSAAKGTGVNGALAKARKAGEPDNWVAYLPAETRDYVAKFQKKTGAAASGNSEARKWDLSAAYTELEDRAKREGWTPEDLERARQRVDEYVKRDEMLAGRREADEFDKALSTADALGDSFTDISQISNFSKLSPERQHTLRNMADANKRAVLTAQAPKANSDLAIGLENMAIEDPEKFLQQDLRIIRSQVTPDEYASLQNKAATIRAKPQQEIAFRGAISGTITMFATPEMNLDGKQNADRKRKVMSIMETYLRGHVKEGAQPTQSQLNEAMRFATGSVQTPRGGIAGALGFGAKKTPRTDLPAFDVPSDIFNAYVRGYRAEHGGRSPTDQEIETWWNKNKGNYQ encoded by the coding sequence ATGGTCAGCGTTCCTGTCACTCCCGGCCGATCTGTTCAAGTTCAGGCCCTGCCAGAGGAGCGTTTCCGATACGCGGAGGCGCGCAACTATATCGGCCCGGCGATCCAGCAGGCGGGCGACAATCTAAGCCGTGTCGCGGCTGGCTGGGACCAGATGGAGGCGACCTATGACGAGGCGGCGGTCAAGAAGATCGCCGTTGCAGTCGATGACCGCAAGCGTCAGCTTCTCTACACGGGCGACGATCCATTCTTCAGCAAGCAGGGGTTTGACGCCAGCACCGCGCGTGAAGGTGTCGAGAAGAGCTTTGCGGAGATGCGCGACGAAGCGTTGTCGCAGGCTCAGAATAAACGTCAGCGCGGAATGCTCACCGACGCGCTCAACAAATCGTTCGGAGCAAGCCTTGAGGACGTTGCCAAATACGCTACCGGCCAGCTCAACGTCGAATGGGTAAAGCAAACCGACGCGCGGCTTTCTGGCTTTCAGCAAGACGCCGTCCGCCTCTACAGCGACCCTGAACGCTATGCCGACAATATTGCTGGCGGCCTCGCCGAAATCCAGAGCCTCGCCGATCGGCAGGGCTGGAGCGAAGATCGTGTCGACGAAACTGAAGAGCGGTTCGTGTCCGGCGTTCACACCGCCGTGATTAACGGTCGTCTCACGGCGGACGATCTCGACGGGGCGCTGGCCTTGTTCACGAAATATCGTGACGATCTATCCTATAATGATGCGCAGGCGATCGAGACGAAGCTTCAGCCCGCTATCCAGTTCAGGAAGGCGGACGAAAGGGCACTCGTCGCACTCGGCTCCGTGCCAACGTCCGGCCCCGACGATGCGCCTACGCCCGGTGTCGCCGCCGACCTTTACGGCCAGTTGCAGGCGATCGAAAGCAACGAGAGCGGCGGGAGGCATTTCGACAAGTCGGGCCGTCCCCTCACGTCGTCAGCCGGTGCGGTCGGGGTCATGCAGGTAATGCCCGCGACAGGCCCCGAGGCGGCGCGCTATGCTGGCCTCGCCTGGGACGCCGAGCGGTTTCGCACCGACGCGGACTATAACCGCGCGCTCGGCCAGGCTTATTATAAGGAAATGCTCCGTCGGTTCGGCGGCGATCCGGTGAAAGCAGCCGCGGCATATAATGCCGGGCCGGGGTCAGCGGCCAAGGGAACCGGGGTCAATGGAGCATTGGCGAAGGCGCGCAAGGCTGGAGAGCCCGATAACTGGGTTGCCTATCTTCCCGCCGAGACGCGCGACTATGTCGCCAAATTTCAAAAGAAGACCGGCGCCGCGGCGAGCGGCAATAGTGAGGCTCGTAAGTGGGACTTGTCGGCGGCCTACACGGAGCTTGAAGATCGGGCGAAGCGTGAGGGATGGACGCCGGAGGATCTGGAGCGCGCGCGCCAGCGCGTCGATGAATATGTAAAGCGCGACGAGATGCTCGCGGGGCGCCGGGAGGCGGACGAGTTCGATAAGGCCTTGTCGACAGCCGATGCGCTCGGTGACAGCTTCACCGACATCAGCCAAATCTCGAATTTCAGTAAACTCTCGCCCGAACGTCAGCACACGCTGCGCAATATGGCGGACGCGAACAAGCGAGCGGTCCTCACCGCGCAGGCGCCGAAAGCGAATAGCGACCTCGCCATCGGCCTTGAGAATATGGCGATCGAAGACCCCGAGAAGTTTTTGCAGCAGGACCTCCGCATCATTCGCTCGCAGGTCACGCCGGATGAATATGCGTCGCTGCAAAACAAGGCGGCGACCATCCGCGCCAAGCCTCAACAGGAAATCGCATTTCGCGGCGCGATCAGCGGCACGATCACGATGTTTGCGACCCCCGAGATGAATTTGGACGGCAAGCAGAATGCCGATCGCAAGCGCAAGGTGATGAGCATCATGGAGACTTACCTTCGCGGTCACGTCAAGGAAGGGGCGCAGCCGACCCAATCCCAGCTTAACGAGGCGATGCGCTTCGCGACGGGCAGCGTCCAGACGCCGCGGGGCGGCATCGCGGGCGCGCTCGGGTTCGGCGCCAAGAAGACGCCGCGCACCGATTTGCCTGCCTTTGATGTGCCGTCCGACATCTTCAATGCCTATGTGCGCGGCTATCGCGCCGAGCATGGTGGACGTTCGCCAACCGATCAGGAAATCGAGACCTGGTGGAATAAGAACAAGGGCAATTACCAGTGA
- a CDS encoding major capsid protein: MTVLGTQLHTLADLTARIDPDGKVAVIGEWLSQTNETLEDQLWQEGNLPTGERTTVRVGLPTVTARGLNQGVDPSKSRVAQVDEGAAMFEGQSDIDRQAAMMSGAPDNYRLTEATSFYQALSNAQSQTLFYGNAAFSPKEYTGLAPRYNSLSGSTKDQIIDGGGTGTDNSSIWLIVWSPMGVKGIYPKGSKAGITHINVTGNTGTADDGYEVGHYVNDADGKRFLAVSDNFIWKVGLSVKDPRYAVRIPNIDKSLLLPNYSTGAQIEMLMVQALERVEGLNMPGTKAAWYMPRNIRAMFRQQLVNNANNSNFSYETVGGKRVLMMGEVPVRRVDALKADEARVV; encoded by the coding sequence ATGACTGTTCTCGGCACCCAGCTTCACACCCTCGCCGACCTGACGGCTCGCATCGACCCCGATGGCAAAGTTGCCGTCATCGGCGAATGGCTGTCCCAGACGAACGAGACGCTCGAAGACCAGCTTTGGCAGGAAGGGAATCTGCCGACCGGCGAGCGCACTACCGTTCGTGTCGGCCTGCCCACTGTCACGGCTCGCGGCCTCAATCAGGGCGTCGATCCGTCGAAGAGCCGCGTCGCCCAGGTCGACGAAGGCGCGGCCATGTTCGAGGGTCAGAGCGACATCGACCGCCAGGCGGCCATGATGTCCGGCGCCCCGGACAATTATCGCCTGACCGAAGCGACATCCTTCTATCAGGCGCTGTCGAACGCGCAGTCGCAGACGCTGTTCTACGGCAACGCCGCGTTTAGCCCGAAGGAATATACGGGCTTGGCGCCACGCTATAACAGCCTGTCCGGCTCGACGAAGGATCAGATTATCGATGGCGGCGGCACCGGCACCGACAATTCGTCGATCTGGCTGATCGTGTGGTCGCCCATGGGCGTCAAGGGCATCTATCCCAAGGGCTCGAAGGCGGGCATCACGCACATCAACGTCACCGGCAACACCGGCACCGCAGACGACGGCTACGAGGTCGGTCACTATGTGAACGATGCCGATGGCAAGCGCTTCCTCGCCGTGTCGGACAACTTCATCTGGAAGGTCGGCCTTTCGGTGAAGGACCCCCGCTACGCCGTCCGCATCCCCAACATCGACAAGTCGCTCCTGCTGCCGAATTATTCGACCGGCGCGCAGATCGAGATGCTGATGGTGCAGGCGCTGGAGCGCGTCGAAGGCCTCAACATGCCGGGCACCAAGGCCGCTTGGTATATGCCGCGCAACATCCGCGCGATGTTCCGCCAGCAGCTCGTCAACAACGCGAACAATTCGAATTTCTCCTACGAAACCGTGGGTGGGAAGCGCGTCCTGATGATGGGTGAGGTTCCGGTGCGCCGCGTCGATGCGCTCAAGGCCGACGAAGCTCGCGTCGTTTAA
- a CDS encoding acetyltransferase yields the protein MDPEDYLAPRPRKKDQTLVDRVRLDIRKDAVESTAISLLNAPPPDTVADAARLAQRFGINAMQVAGNLEEFKRRQRIEDLTSTALSISGFGSWAQNPQNAAIAADDTENVGVLGSIWQGIKNVGSSAKAGTLNTIAGLGNLTAGALEDQVAQTRANWANPNSAINQLGLAGADRAISGPVVDMLDDIAKWHRREAGAYSVSADAARPQVSNWFARNLLAGVESIPGTAASIAVGVGTRSPAAATSLMALPVAGNAYRDARDKGLNPDRAMDYAITQGGIEYLTEKLPASRLLGDIAAKSPLGKKLIGQLIEEIPGEQAATFLQDLSEWTTLHPEKTLGDFMRERPERAAETLVATVAGVAGTVGAVSTVERSAGAGKKLAAKVRRGEQAQEEGELLDAAADAATTSKIRERDPAAFKSMLDAMAEDSPNDRIFIPGSDVVAYMQSDGYDGSFDQWSEQAVEAAAIGGDVVIPIPEALATLAGTEGWKVTRPSMRLSPGGESQNEAQSFDEALADLVAEYSEDAVAPPTGRDALFQSITDKLMDAGYTPSIARTQAELLTQRYATRQERRGRHVAGDEFAGVTVSQILPEKVALAQKATGLDRVIDAMKRGIKGEGSGPSLLEFIAKRGGVDDPGGDLTSMGADSWHRGKPGTRKLLQSVDKRQNNMLAPGAPRDTSHELVLRAAIDAGYFPDLVSTQDKIDNRVLLDAIGEELSGKKRFAKSPDTTLVDGAAELERLLRDRGVDPSKATRKEIGAAVDAYVAEQGGGRAYGQDEKDSKGKAEPRGRIIFPESGFDGFSAAIELFQSRDLSTFLHETGHLWVEELRHDAADPDAVDSVREDWDAVQRWFAQNGQPIVDGVIPVEAHEMWARGVERYLMEGKSPVAGLARIFETFKTWLTNIYRSAQRLNTPVTDEIRGVMDRLLATDDELQAAGQHQSIDMMFDDADAAGMTKEEFSALQDLAGAARRHANDALLAKVMAPIRARVTKEHKARAAVVREEVAADIDSRAVFRAIKALRETPMDSDWVRERMGDDVISRLPPNVPPLVKVGGADPSDLAEMAGFGTPQDMIDALLGVEVSRKEMREKGDSRSVRAALIQQEVERIMNERYGDPFTDGSIEDEALAAVHNDVAGEVMAAELRVLGRSTGRTATPYRVAREWARNRVRSGIVNDVASLSAIQRYQRAAAKAGKAAMDAAIAGDRDAAFRAKQQQMINNALVSEAKAAQDDIETALNRLGKVAKRRSSPSIDQDYLERAQGLLEQVDLRPRSQVNIQRQAQFEEWARAQESEGVDVAVPPSFAASIGTTHWSNLSVDEFLGLDAAVKQIIHLGRLKQTLLDGQEQRAFDELVGEAQDAMGGMPQKPPSDLFEPSWWDNVKSGIASADVALLKIETLVDWLDQGNSNGTFNRIVFKPIADAQDRENDMRADYHARLGEILGRLSKEDLRRWSEPISTPQLRNRETGNAWKGDRSHLVAMALNVGNEGNRQRLVDGYGWSEAGVMDVLTRELTEADWKFVQDVWDMVDTLWPETAAMERRVNGVAPDKVEAIPVETPYGILRGGYYPAIYDSAKDYNAERNEQRAEDLFTAKYTRANTAASSTKDRVERVERPILLSLGVINRHIGEVIHDITHREAVMQAHKFLSDPRIKRGIDQTLGREYRQAFTPWLKHVANQWASERAGNEGIGKFMSGLRSNTTVVGMGWRFSTVIMQAAGYSNSLEFIGAEWGAKGAALFASSPIETFDTVMAKSGEMRHRMDTLDRDIRSTIAKMAGRNNPLTAAKRFAFHGIGYMDRVVTVPTWIGAYNRALHEGKTDEQAVYYADKAIRSTQGSASAKDLAAVATGQGQWGGFFKLSTMFYSYVSTVYQRQRTLARDARGAGVKDIPQLMARAWWLMVVPPLLSELLAGRGPDDDEDWGSWAFSNMLFQLVGAIPVVRDAAHPLYDKIAGNRSFDYQLSPIQRSVQTVINAAGMVPDIVTGEDTTNATRTMLEATGYLTGMVPGQFAQSVQFLVDVGYGEQDPQTFGDWFEGLTKGKVE from the coding sequence ATGGACCCGGAAGACTATCTCGCGCCGCGTCCGCGCAAGAAGGACCAGACGCTTGTCGATCGGGTGCGTCTCGATATTCGGAAGGACGCGGTCGAATCGACGGCCATCTCGCTACTCAACGCTCCCCCGCCCGACACCGTGGCGGATGCGGCAAGGCTCGCGCAGCGCTTCGGCATCAACGCCATGCAGGTTGCGGGCAACCTCGAAGAGTTCAAGCGCCGCCAGCGTATCGAGGATTTGACATCGACGGCGCTCAGTATTTCGGGTTTCGGATCGTGGGCGCAGAATCCCCAAAATGCAGCCATCGCTGCGGATGATACCGAAAATGTCGGCGTTCTCGGCAGTATCTGGCAGGGCATCAAGAATGTCGGATCGTCGGCCAAGGCGGGCACGCTGAACACGATTGCCGGGCTCGGCAATCTGACGGCCGGGGCGCTCGAAGATCAGGTTGCGCAGACCCGCGCGAACTGGGCGAATCCCAACAGCGCCATTAATCAGCTCGGACTTGCCGGGGCGGATCGCGCCATATCAGGCCCAGTCGTGGACATGCTCGACGATATTGCCAAATGGCATAGGCGAGAAGCGGGCGCTTACTCGGTGAGTGCCGACGCTGCCCGACCCCAGGTGTCGAACTGGTTCGCACGCAATCTTCTTGCTGGTGTCGAGTCGATACCCGGCACGGCAGCGAGCATTGCCGTAGGTGTTGGAACCCGCAGCCCGGCAGCGGCTACGTCGCTCATGGCGCTTCCCGTTGCAGGCAATGCCTATCGGGATGCCCGCGATAAAGGCCTCAATCCTGACCGCGCGATGGATTACGCCATCACGCAGGGCGGCATCGAATATCTGACGGAAAAGCTCCCGGCATCACGTCTCCTTGGCGATATCGCGGCCAAGTCGCCCTTGGGCAAAAAGCTCATCGGCCAGTTGATCGAAGAGATACCCGGCGAGCAGGCGGCGACCTTTCTTCAGGACTTGTCCGAATGGACGACGCTCCATCCAGAAAAGACGCTCGGCGACTTCATGCGCGAGCGCCCCGAACGGGCAGCGGAAACCCTTGTCGCTACGGTGGCCGGGGTGGCTGGCACCGTCGGCGCCGTTTCCACCGTCGAGCGATCCGCCGGCGCCGGGAAGAAGTTGGCCGCCAAGGTCCGCCGGGGTGAGCAGGCGCAGGAAGAGGGAGAGTTGCTCGACGCGGCGGCGGACGCTGCCACGACATCCAAGATCAGGGAGCGCGATCCAGCGGCGTTCAAGTCCATGCTCGACGCCATGGCAGAGGACAGCCCGAACGATCGCATCTTCATCCCCGGCTCCGATGTCGTCGCTTACATGCAATCCGATGGCTATGACGGGTCGTTCGATCAATGGTCCGAGCAGGCGGTCGAGGCTGCGGCGATCGGCGGCGACGTCGTCATTCCGATACCAGAGGCGCTGGCTACGCTGGCGGGCACCGAGGGATGGAAGGTCACCCGCCCATCCATGCGCCTTTCACCGGGCGGGGAATCGCAGAATGAGGCCCAATCGTTCGATGAGGCGCTAGCCGATTTGGTCGCGGAATATTCGGAAGATGCCGTCGCGCCGCCGACAGGGCGCGACGCGCTGTTTCAATCGATCACCGACAAGTTGATGGACGCCGGTTACACGCCGTCTATCGCACGCACCCAAGCCGAGTTGCTGACGCAGCGCTATGCGACGCGACAAGAGCGGCGCGGCCGCCATGTCGCCGGGGACGAATTTGCGGGCGTCACCGTTTCGCAGATATTGCCCGAGAAAGTTGCCCTCGCCCAAAAGGCGACGGGGCTCGATCGCGTAATCGACGCCATGAAGCGCGGCATCAAAGGCGAAGGTTCCGGCCCGTCGTTGCTTGAGTTCATCGCCAAGCGCGGCGGGGTGGATGATCCTGGCGGCGATCTAACCTCGATGGGGGCGGATAGTTGGCATCGCGGGAAGCCTGGCACGCGCAAACTGCTCCAGTCAGTCGACAAGCGGCAGAATAATATGCTCGCACCCGGCGCCCCGCGCGACACGTCGCACGAGCTGGTGCTGCGGGCCGCGATTGACGCTGGATATTTCCCCGACCTCGTTTCCACGCAGGACAAAATCGACAATCGTGTTCTCCTTGATGCGATCGGGGAGGAATTGAGCGGTAAGAAGCGTTTTGCGAAATCGCCGGACACCACGCTTGTCGATGGTGCCGCCGAACTTGAGCGCCTGCTGCGGGACCGTGGCGTCGATCCGTCGAAGGCCACGCGCAAGGAAATCGGCGCGGCGGTTGACGCCTATGTCGCTGAGCAGGGGGGTGGTCGCGCTTACGGGCAGGACGAGAAGGACAGCAAAGGTAAAGCGGAGCCGCGAGGTCGGATCATCTTCCCCGAATCGGGCTTCGACGGTTTCAGCGCGGCGATAGAGCTTTTCCAGTCACGCGACCTCTCCACCTTCCTGCATGAGACCGGCCATCTTTGGGTCGAAGAATTGCGCCACGACGCCGCCGACCCCGACGCCGTAGACTCGGTGCGCGAGGACTGGGACGCTGTGCAGCGCTGGTTTGCTCAGAACGGCCAGCCTATCGTCGATGGCGTGATCCCGGTTGAGGCGCACGAGATGTGGGCGCGCGGCGTCGAGCGTTACCTGATGGAAGGCAAATCTCCGGTCGCGGGCCTCGCTCGCATATTTGAGACTTTCAAAACCTGGCTGACGAATATCTATCGTTCGGCCCAGCGCCTCAACACCCCGGTAACCGACGAGATTCGCGGCGTCATGGATCGCCTTCTTGCGACCGACGACGAATTGCAGGCGGCCGGTCAGCATCAGTCGATCGACATGATGTTCGATGATGCCGACGCGGCGGGGATGACAAAGGAAGAGTTTTCCGCTCTTCAGGATCTTGCCGGTGCAGCGCGGCGGCACGCGAATGATGCGCTGCTCGCGAAGGTCATGGCTCCGATCCGGGCGCGCGTCACGAAAGAGCACAAGGCTCGCGCCGCCGTCGTCCGCGAGGAAGTGGCGGCCGACATCGACAGTCGGGCCGTGTTCCGGGCGATCAAGGCCTTGCGCGAAACGCCGATGGATTCGGACTGGGTTCGTGAGCGAATGGGGGATGACGTCATATCCCGCCTGCCGCCGAATGTGCCGCCGCTGGTCAAAGTCGGCGGCGCCGACCCGTCCGATCTTGCCGAGATGGCGGGCTTCGGCACGCCTCAGGACATGATCGACGCGCTGCTCGGCGTAGAGGTGAGCCGAAAGGAGATGCGCGAGAAAGGCGATAGCCGATCCGTGCGCGCTGCCCTTATCCAGCAGGAGGTCGAGCGCATCATGAATGAGCGCTACGGCGATCCGTTCACCGATGGGTCGATCGAGGACGAGGCGCTGGCGGCTGTGCATAATGACGTCGCTGGTGAAGTGATGGCTGCGGAGCTTCGGGTTCTCGGACGCTCGACCGGCCGGACGGCCACCCCCTATCGCGTGGCCCGCGAATGGGCGCGCAATCGCGTCCGCTCGGGGATCGTCAACGATGTTGCCAGCCTGTCGGCGATCCAGCGCTATCAGCGTGCCGCGGCAAAGGCAGGCAAGGCCGCCATGGACGCTGCCATCGCTGGCGACCGCGATGCGGCGTTCCGCGCCAAGCAGCAACAGATGATCAACAATGCGCTCGTGTCCGAGGCCAAGGCTGCGCAGGATGACATCGAAACGGCGCTGAACCGGCTTGGAAAGGTGGCGAAACGGCGCTCGTCCCCGTCAATCGATCAGGACTATCTTGAGCGTGCGCAGGGATTGCTTGAACAGGTGGACCTCCGTCCGCGCTCTCAGGTCAATATCCAGCGCCAGGCGCAATTCGAGGAATGGGCGCGCGCGCAGGAATCCGAGGGCGTCGATGTCGCGGTGCCGCCGTCATTCGCCGCTTCGATCGGCACAACGCATTGGTCAAACCTGTCGGTCGATGAGTTCCTCGGGCTCGACGCGGCGGTGAAGCAAATCATCCATCTTGGTCGACTGAAGCAAACGCTGCTCGACGGGCAGGAGCAGCGCGCGTTCGATGAATTGGTCGGTGAAGCGCAGGACGCCATGGGCGGGATGCCCCAGAAACCGCCGAGCGACCTTTTCGAGCCGTCGTGGTGGGACAATGTCAAATCGGGCATCGCTTCCGCCGACGTCGCCTTGTTGAAGATCGAGACGCTGGTCGACTGGCTCGACCAAGGCAACTCGAATGGCACGTTTAACCGCATTGTTTTCAAGCCGATCGCGGATGCGCAGGACCGCGAAAACGACATGCGCGCCGATTATCATGCGCGCCTCGGCGAAATCCTTGGCAGGCTCTCGAAAGAGGATTTGCGCCGATGGTCTGAGCCCATCTCGACGCCGCAGTTGCGCAATCGTGAAACGGGCAATGCGTGGAAGGGCGACCGGTCGCACCTGGTCGCGATGGCTCTGAACGTCGGCAATGAGGGTAACCGTCAACGGCTTGTCGATGGATATGGCTGGTCGGAAGCCGGTGTCATGGATGTGCTCACGCGTGAGCTAACCGAGGCCGACTGGAAGTTCGTTCAAGATGTCTGGGATATGGTCGACACGCTCTGGCCGGAAACCGCTGCCATGGAGCGCCGCGTCAACGGCGTCGCCCCCGACAAGGTCGAGGCTATCCCGGTTGAGACGCCCTATGGCATCCTGCGCGGCGGCTATTATCCGGCGATCTACGATTCAGCGAAGGACTATAACGCCGAACGAAATGAGCAGCGGGCCGAAGATTTGTTCACGGCGAAATACACGCGCGCCAATACCGCTGCCTCATCGACGAAGGATCGCGTCGAGCGCGTCGAGCGTCCGATCCTGTTGAGCCTCGGCGTCATCAATCGCCACATCGGCGAGGTCATCCACGACATCACGCACCGCGAAGCTGTGATGCAGGCGCACAAGTTCCTGAGCGATCCGCGCATCAAGCGCGGTATCGACCAGACACTCGGCCGCGAATATCGCCAAGCCTTTACCCCGTGGCTGAAGCATGTCGCGAACCAATGGGCGAGCGAGCGCGCCGGAAATGAGGGCATCGGCAAGTTTATGTCGGGGTTGCGGTCGAACACGACGGTCGTTGGCATGGGCTGGCGCTTCAGCACCGTCATTATGCAGGCGGCCGGTTACTCCAACAGCCTCGAATTTATCGGCGCCGAGTGGGGAGCAAAAGGCGCCGCGCTTTTCGCATCCAGCCCGATCGAAACCTTCGATACCGTCATGGCGAAGTCGGGCGAGATGCGGCATCGCATGGACACGCTCGATCGCGACATTCGTTCGACGATCGCCAAGATGGCTGGGCGGAACAACCCGCTGACGGCGGCCAAGCGCTTCGCCTTCCACGGCATCGGCTACATGGACCGCGTCGTCACGGTCCCGACATGGATCGGCGCCTATAACCGCGCTCTACACGAAGGGAAGACCGACGAGCAGGCAGTCTATTATGCCGATAAGGCCATTCGATCGACGCAGGGTTCAGCTTCGGCCAAAGACCTTGCAGCGGTGGCGACCGGGCAAGGTCAATGGGGCGGATTTTTCAAGCTTTCCACCATGTTCTATTCCTACGTCTCGACG
- a CDS encoding Bbp16 family capsid cement protein: protein MITDRELTFSNNQAVTTGTQVSTDVIDTGAAGININTNRELQIFVAVTADFADGTSLAVNLIESAASNLGTPTVLVGSGVIAEANLKKGAVLLRLAVPRTSKRYLGLQFVTVGTHTAGTVWGGFVRDTDDTTIPAFVTGY from the coding sequence ATGATTACCGATCGCGAACTCACGTTCTCGAATAACCAGGCGGTCACCACCGGCACGCAGGTTTCGACCGATGTCATCGATACCGGCGCCGCCGGGATCAACATCAACACCAACCGCGAGTTGCAAATCTTCGTCGCGGTCACGGCCGACTTCGCCGACGGCACGAGCCTTGCGGTCAACCTGATCGAAAGCGCCGCTTCCAACCTCGGCACGCCGACTGTTCTCGTCGGCTCTGGTGTGATTGCGGAAGCGAACCTGAAGAAGGGCGCCGTCCTGCTCCGCCTCGCGGTGCCGCGCACGAGCAAGCGCTACCTCGGGCTGCAATTCGTCACGGTCGGCACGCACACCGCCGGGACGGTCTGGGGCGGCTTCGTTCGCGATACCGACGACACGACCATCCCCGCGTTCGTCACCGGCTACTAA
- a CDS encoding ubiquitin-activating E1 FCCH domain-containing protein, with amino-acid sequence MASISKRNFTRGIFSPVVQSRRDVDAWNAGARRLTNVTLLKYGGVRKRPGTLFVYRLPEDDDDTRLLPFTYSPGQSYALLMGQATMKPLALGGAVLSEGFGITAISQANPGVVTAPFHGLASGDEAFLTGFEGMDELDGRTVTITVIDDDNFSIGVDTSGYAAFVSDDGVVRVAPPVPPPAPPPVPAPTPAPTPAPTVPPGGGGGGGGWLNPLP; translated from the coding sequence ATGGCCTCGATAAGCAAGCGCAACTTCACGCGAGGCATTTTCTCGCCTGTCGTCCAGTCCCGGCGCGATGTCGATGCGTGGAACGCTGGGGCCCGGCGTCTCACGAATGTGACGCTGCTCAAATATGGCGGCGTGCGCAAGAGGCCGGGAACTTTGTTCGTCTACCGTCTTCCTGAAGACGACGACGACACACGCCTGCTCCCGTTCACCTATTCACCGGGGCAGAGCTATGCCCTGCTCATGGGGCAAGCGACAATGAAGCCGCTCGCGCTGGGCGGTGCAGTGCTTTCCGAAGGGTTCGGCATCACGGCGATATCGCAGGCTAATCCGGGCGTCGTGACGGCCCCCTTTCATGGCCTCGCCAGCGGCGACGAGGCGTTCCTGACCGGCTTCGAGGGAATGGATGAACTGGACGGCCGCACGGTCACTATCACCGTCATCGATGACGACAATTTCAGCATAGGCGTCGATACGAGCGGATATGCCGCCTTCGTGTCGGATGATGGTGTTGTGCGGGTTGCGCCTCCTGTTCCGCCCCCTGCTCCCCCGCCTGTCCCTGCGCCGACGCCCGCACCGACGCCCGCACCGACGGTTCCCCCTGGCGGCGGTGGCGGTGGCGGTGGCTGGCTGAATCCGCTTCCCTGA